The DNA segment GCTCAGATGTAATACTTAACATTTTGAATGTCTTTCCACCAGGGACCCTGCTTTGCTTAAGGCAAGTATCTAGTGTCCCCTTATCTAGCTCCATGCCTGTCACAGAGAAGATAATAAATAGttgatgaatgaatgggtgaagaAAAATGAAGGTCAGGATGCTTTGGATTGAAAAGTGCTATGAGCCACAGTCTTGTCTTTCCCATGACACAGATGAGAAACCAAGGTATAGAGAGGGACACTGGCTCATCCGGGGTCGGGTAGCAAGGGGCACAGCTCTCACCCAGGATGAACACGAGGCAGcttccccaggctcctttgttgcAACCCAGGTattagaagactttttttttccatttgaaagtACTTTGGGGCAGAAACCAGACATCTAGATACCAGATGGCAATCTCCCAAGGCTGAGTGATGCAGAGAAAGaactgttttattgtttgggagacctggcttccagcCCCAGGGCTGCTCCTAACTCGGGGCATGACCTTGTACTTCAGGCCTCCCTTTCCCTGTCTGTGGAGCAATGCTACTGGATAAAGTGCTGGGACACTGAGCAGaggattttaaaaacatgatgaCTTTTTACAAACTAGGGATGGGAGGGCACTGATGTTAAAGGGGAAACTGGACATCCCCCCATGACTGAGCTGGGTAGAGTATGGGTTCAGATGCCAGGTCCTACCCCCAGGCGTGCTAAGGGCACGGTGGATGAAGTCAGCTGCAGAGGAGAAGTAGACACTGATGTCGAACTCAGGAAGGTCGTGGGCTGGCACCCCCAGGTAGCTCACACTGCTGCCATAGAAGTCAGGGCTGCCCTGACAGTAGAGGCCCCCGTGGGCGGCATTCAGCACGTGGGTAATGCCCAGCTTCCATAGCTCAAAGCGGTTATTTGCTGTGGCCctagggaggggaggaagggaagccATGAGGTCTGGGAAGGAGGCGTTGTTCCTTCATTCATTGCTTCCCCTGCTTCAGAGCAATGAATCCATTAGGGTCCAGAAGGAGCCAGAGGAACTTGTGGGGTTCAGGCTCACAGCCTCACCCAGGAGCTTTCTAGTAGGGGAGCTGGTAGTACAGGGATGTAGCTTTAGCCTCTCTTTGCTTCCTGAGGCAATCCACCCTTGCCATGGCCAGGACAGGAAGGAAAGGATTGCTTCAGCCCTAGGACCCAGCTGCACCTCCCTTCTTGCCCCATGCCCTGCCCTGCACATCCGGCTCTTCCTGGCCACTACCTCATACCTACTTCTAATCTGCAAATATTTAAAGGTGACACCTTCCTTGATTCACGTCCAGTCAGCCTTCCTCACCCAGTCTGTGTCCAGAGGAGGAAGGCTGGAACCGGAAAGGGGAGCTCTCTGTCCACCCCATCTCTCACCCCAAATCACCACGATTCCCCGTCCTttgccccaccccatccccaagaCCCACCAGTTGTTCCTGATGTGCCAGAAGACTCTGGGAACCTTTGGGAGCTCCCTTCTTTCAGGCAGGCAAAAGTCCCTGCTCCCCCTGGTGGCTGCACTTGATCACTGCACTGTTCCTAGCACGAAGgggtccctggcttgggaaactCAGAGCAGAACCAGTTGCCCTTTCTCTCACCCCAACCCCCCATCTCTGGTAAAGATCCCAAGAACTGTCTCTCCTTGTCCTCACCCCCACATCCCTTCAGCCAACTACCACTCACGCATCTCCTATGTAAAGGTTGGGCCAAACTTCATCCACGTGGCTGGAAGAAACCTTCCCTGCCCTCAGGAGCTCCTCCAGTTCCAGGACGCTGGGGCAAGGCGTGGCTTCGGCATCTCCCCTCAGCTGTGGGAGCGAGGCTTCCGCCATGGGCCAGCCCACCCACCCCTCTGTCTCTGTGGTCACTCCTCTCTGCCTCTCCAGTGTCATTCCTCCTTCCTAGAGACTGGCAGGGACAGGTGAGACAGCAGCAAGTGACTCAGCAAATTACAGGGGCCTCCAGAGAAAACAGGACCTTTTCCTCCCCAAGTCACCTCCTAGCCTAAAACTGCCTGACAATAGAGAATCAGATATATCTCTGCAAGTCACTTtacctctctgcctcagtttcttcatctctcaAGTAAGAATTATAAGGATTAGCTGAAACAAAAGATACTCTGAGTCCAACACATAGTAGACGTTAATAGATTTAGAGTCCTGTATAAGGCTATTTGGTTCTGAGGACTGCGTTAAGGTAGAGATCCAGGTGCAGGAGGTGGTTGGCTCCAAGGATGCATGATGGGAAAAGTTCTTCAAGTTTGGGTGGGTCACATACTAAATGGAAACTGTATGACTGTTGGATGAGCTTCTGGATTATGGGACT comes from the Bubalus kerabau isolate K-KA32 ecotype Philippines breed swamp buffalo chromosome 1, PCC_UOA_SB_1v2, whole genome shotgun sequence genome and includes:
- the LOC129620736 gene encoding dual specificity protein phosphatase 13 isoform X9, translating into MTLERQRGVTTETEGWVGWPMAEASLPQLRGDAEATPCPSVLELEELLRAGKVSSSHVDEVWPNLYIGDAATANNRFELWKLGITHVLNAAHGGLYCQGSPDFYGSSVSYLGVPAHDLPEFDISVYFSSAADFIHRALSTPGAKVLVHCVVGVSRSATLVLAYLMLRQQLSLRQAVITVRERRWVFPNRGFLHQLCRLDQQLRGAGRS